A region from the Gemmatimonadota bacterium genome encodes:
- a CDS encoding alpha/beta hydrolase yields MRQVASLLLVCVAAALPAQAPVTLQQVMGVATRAPNEVIRYGEAPEQFGHLRLPQGPGPFPVVVFIHGGCWLSQFGIEHAAPLEQAFADSGYAVWSLEYRRVGNPGGGWPGTFRDIAAGADHLRTVARQHPLDLTRVIASGHSAGGFFALWLAARRRLPVESELHDPDPLRVTGVLALAPAPDLEGLHTAGVCGQVIGKLMGGSPSEVPARYGSASMMRLAPIEVPTEAVIGEADASWAPVGRAYVSRATAVGDARLHVAEVAGAGHFDVIAPFAPAWRAVMEGLRRLVPEVTAR; encoded by the coding sequence ATGAGACAGGTCGCCAGCTTACTCCTCGTATGCGTCGCGGCCGCGCTGCCCGCGCAGGCACCGGTCACCTTGCAGCAGGTGATGGGGGTCGCCACGCGCGCACCAAACGAGGTGATCCGGTACGGCGAGGCGCCCGAGCAGTTCGGCCACCTGCGACTCCCACAAGGGCCGGGGCCGTTTCCCGTGGTCGTGTTCATCCACGGCGGTTGTTGGCTCTCGCAGTTCGGGATTGAACACGCGGCGCCCCTGGAGCAGGCCTTCGCGGACTCCGGGTATGCCGTGTGGAGCTTGGAGTACCGACGCGTGGGGAATCCCGGTGGTGGTTGGCCCGGAACCTTTCGCGACATCGCGGCCGGAGCCGACCACCTGCGTACCGTCGCGAGGCAGCATCCGCTCGACCTCACGCGCGTGATCGCGTCCGGTCATTCCGCCGGCGGCTTCTTTGCGCTCTGGTTGGCGGCACGTCGGCGGTTGCCAGTCGAGTCGGAGCTGCATGACCCCGATCCGCTGCGCGTGACCGGCGTACTGGCGTTGGCGCCGGCTCCTGATCTTGAGGGGTTGCACACCGCAGGGGTGTGCGGCCAGGTGATTGGCAAGCTGATGGGCGGCTCTCCCTCCGAGGTTCCTGCGCGCTACGGGAGCGCTTCGATGATGCGCCTTGCCCCGATTGAGGTACCCACGGAGGCCGTGATCGGTGAAGCCGATGCGAGCTGGGCGCCTGTCGGTCGCGCGTACGTCAGTCGTGCGACGGCGGTTGGTGATGCACGGCTGCACGTGGCCGAGGTGGCCGGAGCCGGGCACTTCGACGTCATCGCACCTTTCGCCCCGGCCTGGCGAGCGGTGATGGAAGGACTTCGCCGTCTGGTACCCGAGGTTACGGCTCGCTGA
- a CDS encoding amidase, producing the protein MDRRGPSINTILEVNPDVLAIADALDREQKEKGRRSEMHGIPILLKDSIGTADRMHTSAGSLALADSIAPRDAAVVKRLRDAGCIIVGKSNMSEWANARGRAAIGGWSGRGRLTRNPYVLDRSAGGSSSGTAAAVSANLVAGALGTETMGSIVTPSSLCGIVGMKPTVGLVSRAGVIPVSYSQDTVGPMCRTVRDAAMLLSVIAGPDPTDAVTAAIPSSMSLDFTASLDPGALRGARIGVARNLFGTSLVADRVAERSLEIMSAAGATIVDNANLSTAESVWPLDAELLAYELKASLNGYLASLGPTARVKSLDELIEFNVRHSDRELEWFGQETFLYANERGPLTSPEYVRLKALVRELAGTRGIDAAVAKDRLTALVAPAQSPAWLIDVLLGDNAALGSYVLPAAAGYPSISVPAGDAAGLPVGLLFFGPAWSDARLLGLAFAFEQLAKGRRIPQFLPSVSLRP; encoded by the coding sequence ATCGACCGCAGGGGACCCTCGATCAACACGATCCTTGAGGTCAATCCGGATGTCCTGGCGATCGCTGATGCACTCGACCGCGAGCAAAAGGAGAAGGGCAGACGGAGCGAGATGCACGGGATCCCAATCCTGCTGAAGGACAGCATTGGCACTGCCGACCGGATGCACACCAGCGCCGGATCGCTCGCGCTCGCCGATTCGATCGCGCCGCGCGACGCGGCGGTGGTGAAGCGCTTGCGCGACGCGGGGTGCATCATCGTTGGCAAGTCCAACATGAGTGAGTGGGCCAACGCGCGGGGGCGGGCCGCGATTGGGGGCTGGAGTGGCCGGGGGCGCCTGACGCGGAACCCATATGTGCTCGATCGCAGTGCTGGGGGCAGCAGCTCGGGCACTGCGGCCGCGGTCTCGGCGAACCTGGTGGCGGGTGCACTGGGCACGGAGACGATGGGGTCGATCGTCACGCCGTCTTCACTCTGCGGGATTGTGGGGATGAAGCCCACCGTTGGGCTGGTCAGTCGGGCCGGGGTGATTCCGGTGTCGTACTCCCAGGACACCGTGGGGCCGATGTGTCGGACCGTTCGAGATGCGGCCATGTTGTTGTCGGTCATCGCCGGCCCCGATCCCACCGATGCGGTCACGGCAGCAATTCCGTCGTCCATGTCCCTCGACTTTACTGCGAGCCTGGATCCCGGGGCCCTGAGGGGCGCGCGAATCGGCGTGGCGCGCAACCTGTTCGGTACGAGCCTCGTCGCCGATCGCGTTGCTGAGCGCTCCTTGGAGATCATGTCGGCGGCGGGGGCGACGATCGTTGACAACGCGAACCTGTCAACGGCGGAGAGCGTGTGGCCGCTCGACGCGGAACTCCTGGCCTACGAGCTGAAGGCCTCGCTCAATGGTTATCTCGCGTCACTGGGCCCGACGGCTCGCGTGAAGTCGCTGGACGAACTGATCGAGTTCAACGTCCGCCATAGCGATCGGGAACTTGAGTGGTTTGGCCAGGAGACCTTCCTTTACGCGAATGAGCGCGGACCGCTGACCAGTCCCGAATATGTCCGACTGAAGGCGCTCGTCAGGGAACTGGCGGGGACACGTGGCATCGACGCCGCCGTAGCCAAGGATCGCTTGACTGCCCTGGTGGCGCCCGCGCAGTCGCCGGCCTGGTTGATTGACGTCTTGCTTGGCGACAATGCGGCGCTGGGGAGCTACGTCCTGCCCGCGGCGGCGGGCTATCCGAGTATCTCCGTTCCCGCCGGGGACGCGGCGGGCTTGCCGGTCGGGCTCCTCTTCTTTGGCCCGGCCTGGAGTGACGCGCGGTTGCTTGGGCTGGCTTTTGCGTTTGAGCAGCTCGCAAAGGGACGGCGGATCCCCCAGTTCTTGCCGTCCGTGTCCCTGCGTCCCTGA
- a CDS encoding CZB domain-containing protein, producing the protein MTKEIEAALDAHARWKVRLKDAIRTKSADLDPSEVRKDDRCDFGKWLHGSGIPSSVKSSPQYQAAVRLHAAFHTAAADVVAKVKAGQSQAAEDSMKVGGSFSRASADLSAALSGWQGSL; encoded by the coding sequence ATGACCAAGGAAATCGAAGCCGCCCTCGACGCCCACGCTCGATGGAAGGTCCGCCTCAAGGACGCGATTCGCACCAAGTCCGCGGATCTTGACCCGTCGGAGGTCCGGAAGGACGACCGCTGTGACTTCGGGAAGTGGCTGCATGGGAGCGGCATCCCGTCGAGCGTCAAGTCATCCCCGCAATATCAAGCAGCGGTCCGGTTGCATGCCGCCTTTCACACCGCAGCTGCGGATGTCGTCGCCAAGGTCAAGGCCGGACAGAGCCAGGCCGCCGAGGACTCCATGAAGGTCGGTGGCAGCTTCTCGCGTGCCTCGGCTGACCTGTCCGCAGCCCTGTCCGGCTGGCAGGGATCACTGTAA
- a CDS encoding pyridoxal-phosphate dependent enzyme, translated as MPFNVHDSILGTIGRTPLVRLNKLVADIPATVYAKVETFNPGHSIKDRMAIRMIEDAERRGALKPGGTIIEGTSGNTGMGLAIAAIVKGYKCIFTTTDKQSREKVDALRAFGAEVIVCPTDVEPEDPRSYYSVSSRLERETPNAWKPNQYDNLSNSAAHYETTGPEIWEQTEGKVDHLVVGVGTGGTICGTGRFLKEQKPSVKVWGVDTYGSVFKKYKETGILDKHEIYPYVTEGIGEDFLPQNVDFSVIDHFEKVTDRDAAIFTREIVRQEGIWAGYSAGSAIAGLRQLKAQFKAGETVVVIFHDHGTRYLGKIFNPEWMRRTGYEPLPGATARTLVRNKRVSDIVGVPVTATVDQALRQMSENNFSQIPVTKEERIVGSLSESHAYACIVKAPAVRTQPVKGIMQKAFPYVDIETPVELLAPMITPENPAVLVRDFPANKVYVLTGYDVLQSM; from the coding sequence ATGCCGTTCAACGTTCACGACTCGATCCTCGGCACCATCGGCCGTACGCCCCTGGTGCGCCTCAACAAGCTGGTGGCGGACATTCCGGCGACGGTCTACGCCAAGGTCGAGACCTTCAATCCCGGCCACAGCATCAAGGACCGCATGGCGATCCGCATGATCGAGGACGCCGAGCGACGTGGGGCGCTCAAGCCGGGGGGAACGATCATCGAGGGGACGAGCGGCAATACGGGGATGGGGCTCGCGATTGCGGCGATCGTGAAGGGGTACAAGTGCATCTTCACGACCACCGACAAGCAGTCGCGTGAGAAGGTGGATGCGCTTCGGGCCTTTGGGGCGGAGGTGATTGTTTGCCCGACGGACGTGGAGCCCGAGGATCCCCGGTCGTACTACTCCGTCTCCTCGCGCCTGGAGCGCGAGACGCCCAACGCCTGGAAGCCGAACCAGTACGACAACCTGTCCAACAGCGCGGCCCACTATGAGACTACGGGCCCCGAGATCTGGGAGCAGACCGAAGGCAAGGTCGACCATCTGGTGGTCGGCGTCGGCACGGGCGGGACCATCTGTGGCACCGGCCGGTTCCTCAAGGAGCAGAAGCCGAGCGTGAAGGTCTGGGGGGTGGACACCTACGGCTCGGTCTTCAAGAAGTACAAGGAGACGGGCATCCTCGACAAGCACGAGATCTACCCGTACGTGACCGAGGGGATCGGTGAGGATTTCCTTCCGCAGAATGTGGACTTTTCGGTGATCGATCATTTTGAGAAGGTGACCGACCGCGACGCGGCGATCTTCACCCGGGAGATCGTGCGCCAGGAAGGGATCTGGGCTGGATATTCAGCGGGGTCGGCCATCGCTGGATTGCGCCAGCTCAAGGCGCAGTTCAAGGCAGGGGAGACCGTCGTGGTGATCTTTCACGATCACGGCACGCGGTACCTGGGAAAGATCTTCAATCCCGAGTGGATGCGCCGGACCGGGTATGAGCCATTGCCCGGGGCGACGGCGCGCACCTTGGTGCGCAATAAGCGCGTGTCCGACATCGTGGGCGTGCCGGTGACCGCTACGGTGGACCAGGCCCTGCGACAGATGAGCGAGAACAACTTTTCGCAGATCCCGGTGACCAAGGAGGAGCGGATCGTCGGCTCCCTGTCCGAGTCGCATGCGTACGCCTGCATCGTAAAGGCCCCGGCGGTCCGGACTCAGCCCGTGAAGGGGATCATGCAGAAGGCGTTTCCCTACGTGGACATCGAGACGCCGGTCGAGCTGCTGGCCCCGATGATCACGCCGGAGAACCCGGCCGTCCTCGTCCGTGATTTCCCGGCGAACAAGGTGTATGTGCTTACGGGATACGATGTGTTGCAATCCATGTAG
- a CDS encoding acyl-CoA thioesterase has product MASPRPAPDFEIPIVVRAEDIDHMDHVNNVVFLRWVQEVALAHWHARATPEMLRDLGWVATRHELDYFREARLGEPLVARTWIGQVDSRRFERLTEIVRPSDNALLAQGRTLWTMVSRATGRITRIPDELRERFPGTATATAKHG; this is encoded by the coding sequence ATGGCTTCCCCACGACCTGCTCCCGATTTCGAGATTCCCATTGTTGTCCGCGCCGAGGACATCGACCACATGGATCACGTGAACAACGTGGTCTTCCTGCGCTGGGTGCAGGAGGTGGCTCTCGCGCATTGGCATGCGCGGGCGACCCCGGAGATGTTGCGCGACCTCGGTTGGGTCGCGACCCGCCATGAGCTGGACTATTTCCGCGAAGCCAGGCTCGGCGAACCCCTGGTGGCACGAACCTGGATCGGCCAGGTGGACTCGCGCCGGTTTGAACGATTGACCGAGATCGTCCGCCCTTCAGACAACGCGCTGCTTGCCCAGGGCCGCACACTGTGGACGATGGTCAGCCGGGCGACCGGGCGAATCACGCGAATACCGGACGAGCTGCGCGAGAGATTCCCGGGAACAGCAACGGCCACTGCGAAGCACGGGTAG
- a CDS encoding M20/M25/M40 family metallo-hydrolase → MKRLLLALLALVTGLGGTMVSRAARLVPPLPVDTSGLPPMPAIDTAGSIQRLAGAIRYPTVSYASGAPIDTVAFRGFHDHLVASFPQLHTTLTRELIGGLSLLYTWKGSDPAAAPIVLMGHMDVVPVPEPNLPQWAHTPFSGDVAEGFVWGRGTLDDKSTVLSSMEAVETLIRSGYVPPRTIYLTFGHDEEVGGRYGARAIVDSLVARGVKPGLVVDEGGFMASGLLPGLTQRVAIVGIAEKGYISLKLTSRADGGHSSMPPGRTSVGALARAIAALEASPFPMSLDGPTRGMLEAMGPYLPFSQKVVMANMWLTAPLVQRTLAANPLGGALMRTTTSPTMLTAGIKDNVLPPEATGVVNFRIRPGETSESVMARVRDVIADTMITVAPLDSAVANPSPVSSTSSAAWALMRRTISTMIPGEQPPVIPYLVMGGTDAKYWGSHSDAVYRFLPIPLGDGDRERVHGLNERVATKDYASAVTFFIRLLQGVGGL, encoded by the coding sequence ATGAAGCGACTCCTCCTTGCCCTCCTCGCCCTTGTCACCGGTCTCGGTGGCACAATGGTCTCCCGCGCAGCCCGCCTGGTCCCCCCGCTGCCGGTGGACACGAGCGGACTACCGCCCATGCCCGCCATCGACACGGCGGGGTCGATCCAACGTCTGGCCGGCGCCATCCGCTACCCCACCGTCTCCTACGCGTCCGGCGCCCCCATCGACACGGTGGCCTTTCGCGGCTTCCACGACCATCTGGTCGCCTCGTTCCCCCAGCTCCACACCACCCTGACGCGGGAACTCATCGGCGGACTCAGCCTGCTCTACACATGGAAAGGTTCCGACCCCGCCGCAGCCCCCATCGTCCTGATGGGCCACATGGACGTGGTACCGGTCCCCGAGCCCAACCTGCCGCAATGGGCGCACACCCCCTTCTCCGGGGACGTCGCGGAAGGCTTTGTGTGGGGACGTGGCACCCTCGATGACAAGTCGACGGTCCTCTCCTCCATGGAGGCGGTGGAGACGCTGATCCGCAGTGGCTACGTCCCGCCGCGCACCATCTACCTCACCTTTGGCCACGACGAGGAAGTCGGCGGTCGATACGGTGCCCGTGCCATCGTCGATTCACTCGTGGCGCGGGGCGTCAAACCCGGGTTGGTCGTCGACGAAGGCGGCTTCATGGCATCCGGGCTCCTTCCTGGCCTCACGCAGCGGGTGGCCATCGTCGGGATCGCCGAGAAGGGGTACATCTCGCTCAAGCTCACGTCACGGGCCGATGGCGGGCATTCGTCGATGCCGCCCGGCCGCACCTCCGTGGGGGCCCTCGCCCGAGCCATCGCCGCACTTGAAGCGTCGCCGTTCCCCATGTCCCTGGACGGACCGACCCGCGGGATGCTCGAGGCGATGGGACCCTACCTGCCGTTCTCCCAGAAGGTCGTGATGGCCAACATGTGGCTTACGGCACCACTGGTCCAACGCACCCTTGCCGCCAATCCACTCGGCGGCGCACTCATGCGCACCACCACCTCACCGACGATGTTGACCGCGGGGATCAAGGACAATGTCCTTCCGCCTGAGGCCACCGGAGTCGTGAACTTCCGGATACGGCCCGGGGAGACGTCGGAGTCGGTGATGGCCCGCGTCCGCGACGTCATCGCGGACACAATGATCACGGTCGCGCCGCTCGACAGCGCGGTGGCCAACCCGTCGCCTGTGTCGTCGACCAGCAGCGCGGCCTGGGCGCTCATGCGGCGGACGATCAGCACGATGATCCCCGGCGAGCAGCCTCCGGTGATTCCCTACCTGGTGATGGGGGGAACGGACGCGAAGTACTGGGGCTCCCACTCTGATGCCGTCTATCGGTTCCTGCCCATCCCGTTAGGCGACGGCGACCGCGAGCGGGTCCACGGGCTCAACGAGCGAGTCGCGACGAAGGACTACGCGTCGGCCGTGACCTTTTTCATCCGGCTCCTGCAAGGCGTCGGCGGGCTGTAA
- a CDS encoding serine hydrolase — MDPAKLTAAIEFAKAKDARAPRDMELSHYQSFGREPYGQGIGPFKPRGEPSGVVVRGGYVVASWGEPDRVDMTHSVTKSLLSATVGLAYDRGLIPSVRDTVWKSQAPVYRLRLEAPSEPATSEGHSDFIDPWATPHNRTITWDDLLRQTSDWEGTLWGKPDWADRPAQNPAEWRTRKRAQPGTTYEYNDVRVNVLALAATNIWRRPLPEVLRDHLMDPIGASRSWRWNGYDNAWITLDGRPVQAVSGGGHWGGGMFINAWDMARYGLLTQRRGMWGDKRILSEEWVKMSLTPTVPQPTYGYMNWFLNTDRKWMPNAPATAFGHVGNGTNLVFVSPEHDLVVVVRWIENNAINEFLGLMLGAVTR; from the coding sequence ATGGACCCGGCGAAACTCACGGCGGCGATCGAGTTCGCGAAGGCCAAGGACGCCCGTGCCCCGCGCGACATGGAACTCTCGCACTACCAGAGCTTTGGCCGTGAGCCGTACGGTCAGGGAATCGGCCCGTTCAAGCCGCGCGGTGAACCGAGCGGGGTGGTGGTACGCGGTGGGTATGTCGTGGCGTCGTGGGGTGAGCCCGACCGTGTCGACATGACGCACTCGGTCACGAAGAGCCTGCTCAGTGCAACGGTCGGGCTGGCGTACGACCGCGGGCTGATTCCCTCGGTGCGCGACACGGTGTGGAAGTCGCAAGCGCCGGTGTATCGCCTGCGACTCGAGGCGCCAAGTGAACCCGCGACGTCCGAGGGGCACTCGGACTTCATCGACCCCTGGGCGACCCCGCACAACCGCACGATCACCTGGGATGACCTGCTTCGTCAAACGAGCGATTGGGAAGGCACCCTGTGGGGCAAGCCGGACTGGGCGGATCGCCCGGCGCAGAATCCGGCCGAGTGGCGCACGCGGAAGCGGGCACAGCCCGGGACGACGTACGAGTACAACGACGTCCGCGTCAACGTCCTCGCCCTTGCGGCGACGAACATCTGGCGTCGTCCGCTGCCCGAGGTGCTCCGCGATCACCTCATGGACCCCATCGGCGCGTCGCGGAGCTGGCGGTGGAACGGCTACGACAACGCGTGGATCACCCTCGATGGTCGTCCCGTGCAGGCGGTCTCGGGTGGGGGCCACTGGGGAGGTGGGATGTTCATCAATGCGTGGGACATGGCGCGGTATGGCTTGCTCACGCAGCGCCGCGGGATGTGGGGGGACAAGCGGATCCTCTCCGAGGAGTGGGTGAAGATGAGCCTCACGCCCACGGTGCCGCAGCCGACGTACGGCTACATGAACTGGTTCCTGAACACAGATCGCAAGTGGATGCCGAACGCGCCGGCCACCGCCTTCGGGCACGTGGGGAACGGGACGAACCTGGTCTTCGTGAGCCCGGAGCACGACCTGGTGGTGGTGGTGCGCTGGATCGAGAACAATGCGATCAACGAGTTCCTTGGGCTGATGCTAGGCGCCGTGACGCGCTAG
- a CDS encoding phytase — MIRLRLFLLAGLGACAGNEPEPAVGGGAPVPVTDTLAPAVITDTVVVDSDDPAIWVHPTSPESSFVLGTDKGDTNGGVYVFGLDGRIDRRRSVTPLQRMNNVDVQYDVDIGGDTVDVAVATERLRMALRVFRLPQMTAVDGGGLTVFSGDTSRAPMGVSVYRRPRDGAVFAIVGGKSGPTTGYLAQYRLIPRAGAVTLELVREFGAYSGRKEIEAIAVDDALGYVYYSDEGVGVRKYHADPDSGNIELALFATAGVVEDHEGIAIAPRDSTTGYIILSDQGGGRIHVFPREGAPGAAHQHPTLAIIPVRARETDGLEVTTRSLGPAFPRGMLAMMSNRGAFHFYRWEDVEAAIAKARPR; from the coding sequence GTGATTCGACTCCGCCTGTTCCTCCTCGCCGGGCTCGGCGCCTGTGCCGGTAACGAACCCGAACCCGCGGTTGGCGGCGGGGCTCCGGTACCGGTCACCGATACGCTCGCACCGGCGGTGATCACCGACACGGTCGTGGTCGACTCCGATGACCCGGCGATCTGGGTGCATCCCACCAGCCCGGAATCCTCGTTCGTCCTCGGTACCGACAAGGGCGATACCAACGGCGGGGTGTACGTGTTCGGCCTCGATGGTCGCATTGACCGACGCCGCAGCGTGACCCCTCTGCAGCGGATGAACAACGTCGACGTGCAGTACGACGTCGACATCGGCGGCGACACGGTCGACGTGGCGGTGGCCACCGAGCGACTGCGCATGGCGCTACGCGTCTTCCGCCTCCCACAGATGACGGCCGTGGACGGCGGCGGCCTCACGGTATTCTCGGGTGACACGAGCCGCGCCCCGATGGGGGTCTCCGTCTACCGCCGCCCGCGCGACGGGGCGGTCTTCGCCATCGTCGGTGGGAAGTCCGGGCCGACCACGGGGTACCTCGCGCAGTATCGCCTCATCCCGCGGGCCGGTGCGGTGACCCTTGAGCTGGTGCGCGAGTTTGGCGCGTACAGCGGCCGCAAGGAAATCGAGGCGATCGCGGTCGACGACGCGCTGGGATACGTCTACTACTCCGATGAGGGTGTCGGTGTCCGGAAGTACCACGCGGACCCGGATAGTGGCAATATCGAGTTGGCCCTCTTTGCCACCGCGGGCGTCGTGGAGGATCACGAGGGCATTGCCATCGCGCCTCGCGACAGCACCACGGGATATATCATTCTCTCCGACCAGGGAGGCGGCCGCATCCACGTCTTCCCGCGCGAGGGGGCGCCAGGGGCCGCACATCAACACCCGACGCTGGCGATCATTCCCGTCCGGGCCCGCGAGACGGATGGCCTGGAGGTCACGACGCGCTCCCTGGGTCCGGCGTTCCCGAGGGGCATGCTGGCGATGATGTCGAACCGCGGCGCCTTTCACTTCTACCGCTGGGAGGACGTGGAAGCCGCGATCGCGAAGGCTCGTCCCCGGTAG